Genomic DNA from Methanofollis sp. W23:
CCTGTAGAAACCCTTACCAATTCTCGGTGCGAGCGCTATCCATCCGCCTTCCCCTATCTTCTCGCCGGGGGCGCTGCCCCCGGACCCCCTGGATTGAAGATAGGGCTGGGAAGGCACATTCGTTGAACATGAAGTGAGTATTGCCATCCCCCGCCTCTCGAATCGCGCCGGGGGACCGGGGGCGGCACGCCCCCCGCAGAGATAATCATCAAGAACATTTCTACAAAGCCGGAAGATCTTTGATCTTCCGTGGATCTCTGATTTTCGAGTTCCGAGGGGTCGCCCCCGGTGCGAGATTACGGGAATGGTTCTACGATAAGAGCAGCACATCTTCCCACACGTTTACGCCGGGGGACGATAGGGTCGGGAAGGTAGAATAGATGACCATGACGGGTATGGTGCCGTCCTCGTCCTCTCGTACGGCGGGGGTCCGGGGGGCGGAAAGCCCCCTGCCAGAGAGATTCATCAAGCGGATTTCAACAGAACCAATAAACCCTTATTTCTACGACGTCGCGACCGTCACGCACTCCTCGAGGGTGCCGATCCTGGCCACCGCCCCGCACATCGTCGGGACATACGCGAGGGCCTTGCCTGAGTTGACCATGATCCGGTCGTAGCGGTCGAGGGCCGGGGAGACGACGACGCAGGTATCGGCATAGACCTTCGCCCCGCTCCGCTCGATCGTTACGACCGCCTGGGGGTGGTCGGCGATGACCCCGCGGGCCGCGAAGACGAAGAACGGCTTTGTCACCTTCTTGCCAGCGAGGAGGTCGCCGAGAGATTCGAGTTCGGCCGGGGAGAGGTGCGGGCACCCGACTGCGACAGCGTCAACGTCCATCGAAGAGAAGACCTCGCGCACCTCGGCCATGCTCACCTCGATCGTCTCTGGGACGTCCTTCTTGAAAGTCGGGAAGCGGGTCTCAGGGGTGATGGTGTCCACATGGAAAAGGGCCACCGCCCCGCTCGCCGCCATCGCCGCACCCATCGCCTTGAGCTGGTCGCGGTTGGGCCTGATCCCGGTGAAGAACGGGATCCTGTTCCCGATGCTCTTTCCGGCCACGTACCCGAGGGCCCCGAAGTCCGCGGCGTCCTTCAGTTCCGAAGGATCGTCGATGACAACTCCGACGTCTGGGAGACGGTTCTTGAAGATGTGCAACCCGTAGAAAGGAGTCTTCCCGATGATCGCCGCGGCCAGGGCCGCCGGCCCGCCCTCGCGGTTGGTCCGCGCCCCGATGACCGAGTTGGCATAACAGACCGCGGAAGACTCGGCCCATGCCAGGTGCTCGCCGAACTGCGTGATGGAGAGATAATAGGGAGTGCAGGTGCACTCGAGTTCGATCCCGAGTTTCTTGTAGGCCTCGACCACCTCGTTCTGCTTCTTCGCGAAGTCCTCAGGGATCCCCATCTCCTTCCAGCGCAGGCGGTCCATCCCGATCGGGTTGAGGACCGTCGGGACCACGACCTTGGCGTCCATCTTGCGCAGCCACTCGAGCCCCCACTCCCCGATGGTCTTGTACGAGGCCCCACTCACCTGGGCGCTCGTGATCGGGATGAGTTCCTCGGCCCCGAAGACCTTGCCCAGGCCGACCAGGAGCTCCATCATCTTCTGGCGGGTCTCGCCATATTCGCCATTCAGAATCTGTTCATCTTCTGGTTCCAGTTGCATCATTCATCCCATCCTGCACGTACAAATTTCTCTTCTTCTCCCAGGGTCATGGTGGCGTCGACCCCGATCTTCACGTTCGTCCCGTCGCCCTCACGGCACGGGTCAAGGGAAGAGCCCCGCACCCCGGTGACCACCAGGAGGTCGCGGTCGCCCCGCACCCTGGTGGCGATGGCGTACTCCACGTCCGCAGGGTCGAAAGGATCGATGTCCTCGTCGACGACGACCACATGCTTGAGAGAAGTGTGCGCCGCGAAGGCCGCCATGATCGCGTTCTTCCCATCGCCCTGGGTGTTCTTGCGGACCTGGACGATCCCGTGGAGGTAGCCGCACCCCCCGGTGGTGAGGACGACGTTCCTGACCGTCGTCACCCCGCCCACCGCCCGGTAGATCTTTGGCTCGTACGGGACCCCCATCAGGAGACGGTGCTCGCTCCCGCCAGGGAAGATGGAGTGGTAGACAGGGTCTTCCTTCGTCCACATCCCGGTGAACTCGATGACCGGCTGGATCCGTTCGAAGTCGTAGGTGCCGGTGATGTCGACGAAGGGCCCCTCCTCGGTGGTCTTGTTGCCGATGTAGCCTTCAAGGACGATCTCGGCCTCAGGGACCAGAACCCCGTTCGAACATTCCCAGACCGGGAGATCGCCGCCGAGAAGTTCTGCGGCAAACTGGAGTTCCCGCCCTTCAGGCACACGGGTGCAGCTCGCAAAAGTCACCGCCGGGTGCGCCCCGATCACCACTGCGACCGGCAGGCGCTCGCCGCGTGCCAGGGCCTCTCTGTGCATCACATAGGTGTGCCGCCCTTCCACCAGGCGTGCGGCCACCTGGTCCTTGCCGGTGACCATCATCCGGTGGATGGAGGCGTTCTCCACGCCGTCGAGGCAGGAGAAGACGATCCCCGCGGTGATGTACGGCCCCCCGTCCTTTGGATAGAAGGTCATCACCGGGAGCTCAGAGAAGTCGGCCGGGCGCATCTCGAGTGTGCCCATCGGTTTCAGGCGTCCGTCATAGGTCGCCCCTGCGAGCCGCCGGATCAGCCCCTTCTCGTCGGCACCAAGGGCCGCGGCCAGGGCCTTCCTGTCGGCGGTGAGGTTCATCACCGCCCGCTTTCCGTCGCAGTCATGGAAGTAGAGAACCCGGTCGGTCTTTGCCGCCATCTGCGCCGCCTCGAACCTGTTCGAGACCGGCCGCTCGATCTCGTCGACCAGTCCGTGCGCACGCATCTCGTCGATAAATTTACGCATCATCATATCCGCTCCATCGCGCCCCTATATCGTGTTCGACGCCCAGGTGGTCGAGGATCCGCGCCACCACCATGTCCACCAGGTCGTCGATCGTCTGTGGTCTCCCATAGAATGGGGGGCTTGCCACCATCACCGTTGCGCCGGCCTCATCGACGGCGAGCATGTTCTTGAGATGGACCCTGGAGAGCGGCATCTCGCGCATGACCAGGATGCACCGGCGCCGTTCCTTGAGGCAGACGTCGGCGGCGCGGGCGATGAGAGTGCTGGAAAGCCCGGTGCTGACCGAGGCCAGGGTCTTCATCGAGCACGGGACGATGACCATCCCGTCGTATTTGAACGACCCGCTCGCGATCTCGGCGGCCAGGTTATGGTTGTCCTCCCTGATCACCGGCAGGTCTGAGAGGTCGGTCCCTTCATGGCGGGCGATCTCCTCTGCAATTTCAGAAACTACAAGATACACCGTCGCCTGCTCGCTGAGCACCTCGAGGAGCCGACGGGCATAGACGATCCCGCTTGCCCCGGTCACCCCGACAACATACCTCTTCTTCATCTCTTCTTCTCTCCTCAGATTGGCAGCCTGTCCTGTTGGGTCGGCCTCTTGATATGGAGCACCTCGGTCGCCGCCTGCTCCACCATGTCCCGCTGCTCCCCGGTGGTGTAGACCCCGAGCCGCCACTGCTGCCGGCGAGTCTCGTTGAGGGTGGTGAGCAGGGGCGAGACCTCCTCGAGCCCGACCAGGGCATGGCGGTTGCGCACCCGCACCTCCATCGACATGTCGGTCGGGAAGGCCGGGATATCGACGAGCACGGTCCAGGGTGCGACCCCGGCGGCCTCCGCGATCGCCGCCGCGATCTGCCGCCGGTCCTGCATCGAGGTCTGGCCCTGCACGGCGGCGGCATTCACCCGGTCCCGTCCAACATAGACCGCCCGCTTATAGAGCCTCCTCGTGTACAGTCGCCCCGCGAGGTCGGCGGCCACCGGATCTGGCGAGCCGAGGAGGCGGGTGAAGAGGAGGGCGTCGTCTTTGCGCATCAGGGCGCCCACGTCCTCGCTGGTCCCCTTCAGATGGGAAAGGAGGGCGAGATGGAACATGCTGGTGGCGATCCTGGAGACATGATGGTAATAGACCACCGGACGCATCAGGGTCCTCGCGATGAGCAGCGACTCGGCGGCATTGATCCCGCTGGAGTCAAGGGCCACGCCGTTCTCGGTGAGCACCGTCGACCTGATGAGCCGCCCGGTGTCGACGAGCCCGTACGGGACGCCGGTATAGTGGGCGTCCCGCAGAAGATAGTCCATCCTGTCCACGTCCAGGTCGCCGTGGATCAGTCCCGCATACTGGTGGCGCCCATTGATCACCGCGGCCACCTCGGCCGGGTCGAGCCCGCAGGCGTCGAGGAGATCGGCGGTCTCCCCGGTGGCCAGGAGCCCTTCCACTTCCTCGTGGCCCCACCCGAGGAGTTCGACCATGAATGCCTCGGTCACATGGGAGAAGGGGCCGTGCCCGATGTCGTGGAGGAGGGCGGCGGCGGTGACCAGGTCGGTCTCGTCAGGGGGGAGGTCGAGGTGACGGGAGAGGGCGGCCGCCAGATGCATCGTCCCGAGCGAGTGCTCAAAGCGCGTATGGTTGGCGCCAGGATAGACGAGGTGGGCGAAGCCGAGTTGCCTGATATGGCGGAGACGCTGGAGCACCGGGGAGTCCAGGAGGGTGAGCGCGGTCTCTCCCACTTCCACGTCACCGTGCACCGGGTCTTTGACGATCTTCATCAGGCGTTCTGTTAAAAATCTTCATGTATGGACAATTAAACTATTCTCTATGATTACGTTCCTTTCAGGGGGGACCGGGACCCCAAAACTCCTGCGCGGGATGCGCAATCTCGTCGACGACGATCAGATCGCGGTCATCGTCAATACCGCCGAGGACATGTGGATCTCTGGCAACCACATGTCCCCTGACATCGACACCGTGCTCTACCTCTTCTCCGGGCTCCTGAACACCGACACCTGGTGGGGAATCAGGGGCGACACCTTCTCGACCCACAAGTTCCTGGAGCAGTTCACCGATGCCGAGTTCATCGGGATCGGCGACAAGGACCGGGCGGTCCATATCGCGCGGGCGCGGATGCTCTGGGACGGCGCCACCCTCACCGAGGCGACGGCGGCCCTGGCCGAGGCCCTGGGGGTGCAGGCCCGCGTCCTCCCGATGACCGACGCCGAGGTGACGACCTATGTGGAGACGCCTGAGGGGCCGATGCACTTCCAGCACTACTGGGTGGGGCACCGGGGCGAGGTCCCGATCGAGGGCGTGGTCAGGAAGGGGGAGGCCGCCCCTGCGGCGACGCCCGAGGTCCTGGCCGCGATCAAGGAGGCCGACGCCGTCATCCTCGGGCCGTCCAACCCGGTGACAAGCATCTCGCCTATCCTGGAGTGTGCCGGGGTGAGGGAGGCGCTGAAGGAGCAGTTCGTCATCGCCGTCTCTCCGTTCATCGGGGACCGCCCGGTCTCAGGCCCTGCCGCCGCCCTGATGGAGGCGTGGGGGATGGAGCCCTCGTCGGCAGGGACCTACGACCTCTACAAGGACTTCGTGGACGTCTTTGTCCAGGACCGGCGGGACGAGACCGAGGTGCCCGGGGCGATGCGCCTCGATACCCTGATGTCCAATGAAGGGAAGGCCGAGGCCCTTGCCTGGGACCTGATGGCGGTGGTCAGGAGCGCGGCCCGAAGGAGAGCCTGAGCCCGACCCCGGTCTCGCAGACCTTCGCCACCCTGGCGAGGGCGAGGGTCGCAGGGAGCCCGGTGCAGTGACAGGGGTGGATCTGGTCGGCGCCGAGATCCCCGAAATACCGGCAGGTCGCCTCGATCTGCGCGGGCGATGCATCGAGAAGGTGGAACCCCCCGATGACGTCCGCCACCTTTTCTTCGCCTGAGACCTCCCGTGCATACTCGACCGTCGCGCAGATCCCGGCATGGGCGCACCCGGTCACGACCACCAGGCCGTCGTCGGTGCGGCAGGCAAGGGCGGTGTCGTCTGGCACCAGGTCAGGCACGCCCTCCGACGTTCCGATGGCGGTCCTCCCCTCGAAGCAGAACCGCCGCGGGATCTCGCCGAGGAAGACGATCTCGTCGGTGATCTCGACGGGCGTGTGCGAAAGCCGCACCGTGCCGTACCTGGCAAGCGTCTCCTCTGAGGCGACCATCCCGATCTCGTCGCCGTCGAACTGCACGCTCCTGAAGAGCGCGGGGTGGCCGAGGAACTCGGGTTTCTTTTTGCTCCATGTGGTGACGTGGTGGCGGAGGAGGGGCCCGAGCCCCCAGGTGTGGTCGAGGTGGCAGTGGGAGAAGACGACATACTCGGCGTCACAGGGTGCGATCCCCATCGCCAGGGCGTTCCTGAGAAAGACGTCCGAATACCCGAGGTCGAAGAGCACCTCAGTCTCCTGATCTTTGATATGGACTGAAAGCCCGGGTTCGCCGAGATAATAGTGATCGGTAAGCACGGTGTTGTCGCAGAGGAGGGTGATGTCCATGCGGATGATGGGGGCCAGGGCGAGAAAGAGGTTGTGAAAGAGGAAGTGAGGGCCGGGAACATACAGACCGCCCCAGAGATAAACAAAGAATTTCTGGCTCTGGAAAAACCCTCACCTCTTCCAGGCACAGGGGTGAACCAATCGGCTTCCCAGATCAAACGCACCAGGGGCTCACCCACAGCGCGGGGATGAAGGCGGGCATGAGGACCAGAAATCACAGAGGAGGTCGGCCTCCTTGTGGTGTCCAGGCCGTCGGAAACAGACCCCATAACCTGCGGCCCCTCCCCCTTTCCGTCTCCCTTCCTCTCTCGTCCCAATCCGATGTACCCAGCCGAGAGACGGGAAGACCGTCTGACCGGAGATAGGATTATGGATGCAGGGGAGGAGGATCTCGCCGCCGCCCCTATCGCAGGAGGACCTTCACATATGCCTGCGGGCAGAGGACGCAGGCACAGTAGGCCTCCCGCTCGCCGACGCCGACGACCTCGGTTTTTCGACCTCCGTACCTCTCCATGAACCCAGGCTCCATGCTCTCCATGTACTGAAGAAACCGGCGCAGTTCGAGAAAAGGCCTGGCAGGCTCGGCGACGAACTCGAAGGCCTGCAGGTCTGCCTCGATGGAAGAGCCGCGGGCAAGATCTTCGTCGAAGTAGACCCAGACCTCGATCTCGTCGCGCTCCTTCATCGCCTTGAGACCGGCGAGATCGATGGTGTCGCCAGGGATGGGATCCTGTCCTGGATGCATTGGAAAGAGAATGTCGTGATCGCTGATGAACGATCTGGTGCGACCGACAGGAGGAAGGCATGATAACCAGACATACTGTCCTATTTCCGCCAGGGACGGTATGAATCAAAGATTCTCTGGCCCTGGAGAGATCCTCATAGATCTGTCAGAGTAGCCCTCTGATCACATGGGTTCCCGTCTCGATCATGCCGGGGATGCACCTCCCGTCCCCCTCGCCATCGCTCTCATCGTTGAGGTGGAGAAAAGCCGGAGAGTTCTGGGACGACCTCAGAAAATAGATCCAGAAAAATCACACGACAGCACAGGACCAGCGGCACCCCTCCCGTCCCGCAGCCAGAAGAGACAGAAGGGGCCTTTCGCCACTGCTCCATCAAAAAAAATTTCTGGTGAGGGTATTCACGCCAGATAGTCGTCAGGCCGCGGGATCTGTTCCTTCAGACCCTTGCGCTTCCTGATGCTCATCACGACCTCGTTGAGGAGACTGGTGGGCACCATCTCGAACCCTGCGAACTCGGTGGACCACATC
This window encodes:
- a CDS encoding aconitase X catalytic domain-containing protein — translated: MQLEPEDEQILNGEYGETRQKMMELLVGLGKVFGAEELIPITSAQVSGASYKTIGEWGLEWLRKMDAKVVVPTVLNPIGMDRLRWKEMGIPEDFAKKQNEVVEAYKKLGIELECTCTPYYLSITQFGEHLAWAESSAVCYANSVIGARTNREGGPAALAAAIIGKTPFYGLHIFKNRLPDVGVVIDDPSELKDAADFGALGYVAGKSIGNRIPFFTGIRPNRDQLKAMGAAMAASGAVALFHVDTITPETRFPTFKKDVPETIEVSMAEVREVFSSMDVDAVAVGCPHLSPAELESLGDLLAGKKVTKPFFVFAARGVIADHPQAVVTIERSGAKVYADTCVVVSPALDRYDRIMVNSGKALAYVPTMCGAVARIGTLEECVTVATS
- a CDS encoding UbiD family decarboxylase, encoding MRKFIDEMRAHGLVDEIERPVSNRFEAAQMAAKTDRVLYFHDCDGKRAVMNLTADRKALAAALGADEKGLIRRLAGATYDGRLKPMGTLEMRPADFSELPVMTFYPKDGGPYITAGIVFSCLDGVENASIHRMMVTGKDQVAARLVEGRHTYVMHREALARGERLPVAVVIGAHPAVTFASCTRVPEGRELQFAAELLGGDLPVWECSNGVLVPEAEIVLEGYIGNKTTEEGPFVDITGTYDFERIQPVIEFTGMWTKEDPVYHSIFPGGSEHRLLMGVPYEPKIYRAVGGVTTVRNVVLTTGGCGYLHGIVQVRKNTQGDGKNAIMAAFAAHTSLKHVVVVDEDIDPFDPADVEYAIATRVRGDRDLLVVTGVRGSSLDPCREGDGTNVKIGVDATMTLGEEEKFVRAGWDE
- a CDS encoding UbiX family flavin prenyltransferase gives rise to the protein MKKRYVVGVTGASGIVYARRLLEVLSEQATVYLVVSEIAEEIARHEGTDLSDLPVIREDNHNLAAEIASGSFKYDGMVIVPCSMKTLASVSTGLSSTLIARAADVCLKERRRCILVMREMPLSRVHLKNMLAVDEAGATVMVASPPFYGRPQTIDDLVDMVVARILDHLGVEHDIGARWSGYDDA
- a CDS encoding HD domain-containing protein codes for the protein MKIVKDPVHGDVEVGETALTLLDSPVLQRLRHIRQLGFAHLVYPGANHTRFEHSLGTMHLAAALSRHLDLPPDETDLVTAAALLHDIGHGPFSHVTEAFMVELLGWGHEEVEGLLATGETADLLDACGLDPAEVAAVINGRHQYAGLIHGDLDVDRMDYLLRDAHYTGVPYGLVDTGRLIRSTVLTENGVALDSSGINAAESLLIARTLMRPVVYYHHVSRIATSMFHLALLSHLKGTSEDVGALMRKDDALLFTRLLGSPDPVAADLAGRLYTRRLYKRAVYVGRDRVNAAAVQGQTSMQDRRQIAAAIAEAAGVAPWTVLVDIPAFPTDMSMEVRVRNRHALVGLEEVSPLLTTLNETRRQQWRLGVYTTGEQRDMVEQAATEVLHIKRPTQQDRLPI
- the cofD gene encoding 2-phospho-L-lactate transferase, whose amino-acid sequence is MITFLSGGTGTPKLLRGMRNLVDDDQIAVIVNTAEDMWISGNHMSPDIDTVLYLFSGLLNTDTWWGIRGDTFSTHKFLEQFTDAEFIGIGDKDRAVHIARARMLWDGATLTEATAALAEALGVQARVLPMTDAEVTTYVETPEGPMHFQHYWVGHRGEVPIEGVVRKGEAAPAATPEVLAAIKEADAVILGPSNPVTSISPILECAGVREALKEQFVIAVSPFIGDRPVSGPAAALMEAWGMEPSSAGTYDLYKDFVDVFVQDRRDETEVPGAMRLDTLMSNEGKAEALAWDLMAVVRSAARRRA
- a CDS encoding MBL fold metallo-hydrolase — protein: MDITLLCDNTVLTDHYYLGEPGLSVHIKDQETEVLFDLGYSDVFLRNALAMGIAPCDAEYVVFSHCHLDHTWGLGPLLRHHVTTWSKKKPEFLGHPALFRSVQFDGDEIGMVASEETLARYGTVRLSHTPVEITDEIVFLGEIPRRFCFEGRTAIGTSEGVPDLVPDDTALACRTDDGLVVVTGCAHAGICATVEYAREVSGEEKVADVIGGFHLLDASPAQIEATCRYFGDLGADQIHPCHCTGLPATLALARVAKVCETGVGLRLSFGPRS